The DNA sequence TAAAAACTTGAATCTCAAATCATATATAAATATTGCGATTTTTCAGCCCAAAAAAAGACATATATGAGCTTTTTAAATTAAAATAGACCGTCAGAGAGCTTTTTATTTTTGAGATAAATGGATATGCTTGATCAATGCCCCTACTGGACTGATAGACAATCTAAGATCCCAGATCCACTTTCTGGACACACAAAAAATTTTAAATGGCGATAGGATTTCCATCGAATCCCATTTTAAATATAAAGGTCTCTTTAAGGGGATTTAAGGATGGGCCGGGGTGGGGCCAGACCATGGTGGAGTTACATGAATAATTCAGAGTATCCATCAAGGAACCACAGCCCTCTGAACACAAATTTAAGGGTTCTCAGGGGATATAAAGACCTCCAGAACCCACAGGGGCCTCATCACAGAATCATGGATTGAAGGCCAGTTTTCGACAGGATCCCGGCCCAGGTTTTTACAGGCGCATATCTGTATGCAGAGGGTTTGAATTCGCTGTCTTTCTCCTCAGGTTCATGCAGGGATCACCCCCCTTGATTCCGGGTTAAATTTATTACCCCTCCCCGGTAATAGATAAACGGTGATATAATATGATGACACCCGAGATGATGGATGCAATTGAAAAGGAGCTGGTTTTTGTTGCAACTGCAGATGAGGAAGGAACCCCCAATGTTGTTCCAATAGGCTTCGCCAGACCCCTGGATGAGAGGACCATCCTCATCGCAGACAACTACATGAAAAAAACCATAAGGAACCTCCACGAAAACCCCAGAATAGCACTGATACCACAGAACGCAAGGGAATGCCCCTACCAGTTCAAGGGAACAGTTGAAATATTTAAATCCGGAAAATACTTTGACATGGTCGTTGAGTGGGCACAGAACGTAATGACAGAACTTGAACCAAAATCAGCCATACTCATGACCGTGGAGGAGATATACTCAGTAAAACCGGGGCCAGAGGCCGGTGAAAAGGTGGCCTGAGCTCACAGAAGTGACCGCGATGTGCGCCATTGCAGGGTTCAGGGGTGATGACGCCCCGGTAAAGGTACAGGAGATGTTAGATGTCCTCAGACACCGGGGCCCTGATGCCACAGGGATCTACCATGACAGCAGGATAGTGATAAGGACAGCGACGGGGGAGGATGTAAAGGAGGCCCCGCAATCAGCTGAGATTGCAGTGGGCCATAACCTCCTCTCAATCGTGGGAGGTCCTCAGCCAGTATCAGGGGACGGCGTACTGGTATTTAACGGCGAGATATACAATCAGGAGGAACTTAACTGGACCGGCAGCGACTCTGAACTCATCCTGGACCTCATAGAGGGCCACGGCGGGGACCTGGAGGATGCGCTGCGTTTCACGGTTAACAAGATAGACGGTGACTACGCCTTCGCCTACACAGACGGCGAGAACCTTGCAAGTCGTCAGGACCCTGTTGGTGTCAAACCCCTCTACCATTCAGGGGAGGCCTTCGCATCCGAAAAGAAGGCCCTCTGGAGGATAGGTCTGAGGAATGTGGAGACCCTGCCACCTGGCCATGCCATGATAAACGGTGTGAAGGTGAAGCTGAGGGGACTCCCCAGGGCGGAACCCTCAGATGCAGAACCAGAAGAGCTGAGGGAGAATCTCAAATCAGCTCTGAGGGAATCGGTGGAGAGGAGAGTTAGAGGTTTGGATGAGGCTGCCCTGGTATTCTCGGGCGGCGTTGACAGCACACTGCTGGCGGTCCTCCTTGATGAACACATCGATGTGAGGCTCTACACCGTGGGGCTCCCTGGTTCCAGCGACCCTCAGTTCGCATCCAGGGCTGCGGCAGACCTTGGAATGGAACTTGAGGTCCTGGAGGTTACAGAGGATACCATCAGGGAGGCCCTTCCCCATGTCCTGGGGGCGATAGAGGAGTACAATCTCATGAAGATCGGCGTTGCAATGCCCCTCTACCTGGCATCTGAGGCTGCCTCTGCAGACGGATACAGGGTCATGTTCTCTGGTCAGGGTGCAGACGAACTTTTCGCAGGATACCACAGGTACAGGCGCCTCCTGGCTGAGGGAAGACTCGAGGACGCCCTCCGGCATGACCTTGAAAACATCCACCATGTTAACCTTGAAAGGGATGACGCGGTTACAATGGCAAACTCGGTGGAGCTGAGGGTCCCCTTCCTGGACCTTCAACTGATAGGGGTGGCCCTGACCATACCAGCAGACCTCAAGATACGGGGCCCGGAGGATGAGCTGAGGAAACGCATACTCAGGGAGGCGGCCCTTGAGATGGGGGTCCCCGAGTACATTGCGATGAGGCCCAAGAAGGCGGCGCAGTACGGTTCAGGGATAGATAAGGTCCTGCGGAGGAAGGTTCTCCCTGGGTTTGACCATGAGACCTTCCTGAGGAGGCTGATGTTTTAACCCATGTCTGCAGTGGTCATCCTGTCACACAGGATCCATGTTCCCTCTGCTGAATCTGAGGCCATGTTTTTTCTCTCTGTGACAGGTCTCTGTGGCAAGGTTTATATCATTGTAGCACGATAGACTAAGCCTTATATCACTGCAGCACCATAGACTTTATGTGTTTCACATGTATCCATCAAGTTGAGAGGAGTCTGATATGAAGATAGAGAAAGAGGCTGAGAAGATCCTTGAGGAATTCTCAAGGGCCCTTGAGGAGGTCCCTGAACTCGAGGAAACATACTACATAGTGGATAATCTTAACAGGACCAGGGAGGATGAGGAAGAAAAAACAGAACCCGGAAAGATCCTCAGAAACGCCCCGGTCGATGATGACGGTAACATAGTCGTTGAGAGGGGTGAATGGACCCAGTAGGTGTTTCAGATGCGGTTAAACCTGGTTATCGAACTCAGAGACGCCCCAGGGCAGCTGGTGTCAGTGCTTGAACCCCTGGGAAGTACCGGCGTGAATATAGTGACGGTTATACATGAGAGAGACCGTGAATACGGCCCGGTGGTGCCCGTGCAGCTCACGGTGGAGGGTGACAGGGAAACACTTGACGCAGCCATAGGCAGGCTCCAGGAGCAGGGTGTTAACATCATTGAGATGGACGGCGCCCCCCTGAGGGAGAAATTCACCACCATACTCATAGGTGACATTGCAGAGGGCGACCTTCAGGAGACGGTGGAGGCCGTGAACAGCGTCCAGGGAGCCAGTGTACTGGACCTCTCCCTCAGAATGTCAGAGGGCAGATCAGCAGCCAGGATAACCTTTGAAGCAGAACACGGCAGCAGGGATGAGGTCCTGAGGAGGATCAATGAAGCCGCCATGGAGAGGAACCTCCTGCTTGTAAGCGAGGTCTAGGTGAGGGTTATGAGGATATGTCTTGTTGGACTGGGAGCTGTTGGTCAGGGATTCCTCAGGGCCGTTCAGATGAAGGGCGAGTATCTGAGGGAAAGGTATGGCCTCGATATAAGGTTCACGGGAGTCGCGGATTCATCAGGAGCCCTCCACGACCCGGATGGCCTTGACATCAGGGGGGTACTTGAGCACAAGAAGCGGGCCGGCCTGGGGTCACATCCCTCAGGATACGAGGGGATGACCGGAGATGAACTCCTTGATGAGGCAGAATATGACTGCCTGGTGGAGGCAACACCAACAAATATAGAGGACGGCGAACCCGGCAGGTCACTGGTCCTGAAGGCCATGGGTGACGGGAAGCACGTTGTAACATCAAACAAGGGGCACCTGGCCCTTTTCTACTCTGAACTCATGGAGGCGGCCTCTGAGGCAGGTGTTGAGTTCATGTTCGAGGCATCTGTGGGGGGTGCCATGCCCATAATAAACCTTGCAAGGGAGACCCTAGCATCATGCACCAT is a window from the Methanothermobacter thermautotrophicus str. Delta H genome containing:
- a CDS encoding pyridoxamine 5'-phosphate oxidase family protein, encoding MMTPEMMDAIEKELVFVATADEEGTPNVVPIGFARPLDERTILIADNYMKKTIRNLHENPRIALIPQNARECPYQFKGTVEIFKSGKYFDMVVEWAQNVMTELEPKSAILMTVEEIYSVKPGPEAGEKVA
- the asnB gene encoding asparagine synthase (glutamine-hydrolyzing), whose product is MKRWPELTEVTAMCAIAGFRGDDAPVKVQEMLDVLRHRGPDATGIYHDSRIVIRTATGEDVKEAPQSAEIAVGHNLLSIVGGPQPVSGDGVLVFNGEIYNQEELNWTGSDSELILDLIEGHGGDLEDALRFTVNKIDGDYAFAYTDGENLASRQDPVGVKPLYHSGEAFASEKKALWRIGLRNVETLPPGHAMINGVKVKLRGLPRAEPSDAEPEELRENLKSALRESVERRVRGLDEAALVFSGGVDSTLLAVLLDEHIDVRLYTVGLPGSSDPQFASRAAADLGMELEVLEVTEDTIREALPHVLGAIEEYNLMKIGVAMPLYLASEAASADGYRVMFSGQGADELFAGYHRYRRLLAEGRLEDALRHDLENIHHVNLERDDAVTMANSVELRVPFLDLQLIGVALTIPADLKIRGPEDELRKRILREAALEMGVPEYIAMRPKKAAQYGSGIDKVLRRKVLPGFDHETFLRRLMF
- the gatC gene encoding Asp-tRNA(Asn) amidotransferase subunit GatC, yielding MKIEKEAEKILEEFSRALEEVPELEETYYIVDNLNRTREDEEEKTEPGKILRNAPVDDDGNIVVERGEWTQ
- a CDS encoding ACT domain-containing protein is translated as MRLNLVIELRDAPGQLVSVLEPLGSTGVNIVTVIHERDREYGPVVPVQLTVEGDRETLDAAIGRLQEQGVNIIEMDGAPLREKFTTILIGDIAEGDLQETVEAVNSVQGASVLDLSLRMSEGRSAARITFEAEHGSRDEVLRRINEAAMERNLLLVSEV
- a CDS encoding homoserine dehydrogenase, which encodes MRVMRICLVGLGAVGQGFLRAVQMKGEYLRERYGLDIRFTGVADSSGALHDPDGLDIRGVLEHKKRAGLGSHPSGYEGMTGDELLDEAEYDCLVEATPTNIEDGEPGRSLVLKAMGDGKHVVTSNKGHLALFYSELMEAASEAGVEFMFEASVGGAMPIINLARETLASCTIESVIGILNGTTNFILSRMASEGSSYRQALIEAQELGIAETNPAQDVEGTDAACKAVIIANSILGRPCTLRDVRVEGITGITQGAIELAAQEGYLIKLIAEISGDRLEVGPRLVRMGSPYAVDGTLNMATLRTDLAGEVTAVGRGAGSLETASAMLTDTITIWRKSGGR